In the Euphorbia lathyris chromosome 5, ddEupLath1.1, whole genome shotgun sequence genome, one interval contains:
- the LOC136230077 gene encoding RING-H2 finger protein ATL40-like, with protein MAHPPLLPLPVQIPGINISLGYSSPYNEHRLNTYDLNSKIMLTAIISVSVVVLVLITLHIYARFMLRRQARERAVLRRLGITRAADTHSGEPSRTGLDPAIIASLPIFVYKQVSAVHGGDESELECAVCLCGLEEEEMARILPNCKHIFHAECVDKWLNSHSNCPVCRTEAEPMILPVRREGPAAGDPVDCTSLPCTEESSSQKGSGSVSRLSSFRRMLSRERSSRTIQIEVQEERFLDLERQ; from the coding sequence ATGGCTCACCCTCCGCTGTTACCGTTGCCGGTACAAATTCCCGGCATCAACATAAGTTTGGGTTATTCATCTCCATACAATGAGCACAGGTTAAACACATATGATTTGAACAGCAAAATCATGCTAACAGCTATAATTTCAGTCTCCGTCGTCGTATTAGTACTCATAACTCTTCACATTTACGCTAGATTTATGCTCAGACGCCAAGCTCGAGAACGGGCCGTCCTCCGCAGGTTAGGAATAACAAGAGCCGCCGATACTCACTCCGGTGAGCCATCGAGGACTGGACTTGATCCGGCCATCATCGCTTCACTTCCAATTTTCGTCTACAAGCAAGTCTCCGCCGTCCACGGCGGAGATGAGTCGGAATTAGAATGTGCGGTTTGTTTGTGCGGTCTTGAGGAGGAAGAGATGGCGAGGATTTTGCCTAATTGTAAACATATTTTTCACGCCGAGTGTGTTGATAAATGGTTGAATTCGCATTCTAATTGCCCTGTTTGCCGGACGGAAGCTGAGCCGATGATTCTACCGGTGCGCCGTGAAGGTCCGGCGGCTGGTGATCCGGTGGATTGTACATCGCTGCCGTGCACGGAGGAGAGTTCGAGTCAGAAGGGAAGCGGTTCGGTTTCTCGGCTGAGTTCGTTTCGTAGAATGCTTAGTAGGGAAAGATCTTCGAGGACAATTCAAATTGAGGTTCAAGAAGAACGTTTTCTAGATCTCGAAagacaataa